One Thalassotalea sediminis DNA segment encodes these proteins:
- a CDS encoding DEAD/DEAH box helicase yields MSFKRFVDVNKYIKNDILSYINTAYETNDDEFNNAREEFLKNFEHSPIFSEPLLEFITRYKLSPTSLSEYLKSEVFCNLSDINNNESNQLLAIFEELLQTPYRHQIESISQTINDKKHIVVTTGTGSGKTFCFVLPLLINIFMESLGSGGRQRWDGRGGAFNPPWWHQDEPKKYKAYRKVSRTPAVRALLVYPLNALVQDQIEGLRKTLNGDLAQQFYKQALNGDRVFFGQYNGLTEGKSTPGDRRELQSCARYLSTLEKERGNIDDSLSHRVQDPSSNSGEMLLRWDMQETPPDILITNFSMLSIMLIRDKEQGIFDKTRQWLGESDENVFYLVLDELHSYRGTAGSEISYTIRWLLSHIGLHPTHKQLRIICTSASLEGDELQQGYDPTFLSEFFGTPEKSNFFNIISGEQIDYSNSGIEEIRELADKFSSYYQNGTNDVDFNYLADTLKSKLGERGFGNDSDLFENVLNKVSQSIDTLLKNDDLAISPFSYQNIADELFCGNINSAYGLIHFIASSEDDSKNVQSKAKLRQHIFVKNLSGIRRAMTINGGKLDQYLLYDNSVAYCPETQTVTLDSLYCQVCGEIYYRGYAMEQNNMCFVSNDIVDHRIIDPVLLYLHFSAEQNNLDSTNNKGWEILSFNGFSGEINSKKNFEEDKSGWAKVDVFQCLQSKPPTTCPCCGTNWASRGDKINSPIRTMGTGYQKLNQVIIEQLMCSLSELPSKTNESKNKLVVFSDSRRSAALVAAELEYNHYRDAIRANIEALIRSEIHSNTDIEEYLVLCRESDFSGMSQHALSEEDIQLARDIEWYTNGRLGSDTANYELIKSVALGVDNKLVHTGWLVDKCLSSFVASAINPTGLSFPNLAENLWPLLLNKSKKRLSPEESDVHKRIKGLLTNEIRKVITDSMARDFESLGFGWLTFDRNKIPSAYQYNKEHYIGFIDTIIRFLSFYYKTRSDYSDVSGCESLPKYFTDWLKEHFSQFGLVGSAEKVSEEIKTFLEPYNVINRRFCVQFDSLYIHKPGEYFWQCDKCRAAHLFNVSDKCRTIKFRNACSGNLIKRPYKDLSERSNYYKSFQLNNRHHSPLRTAELLGHTDKDEQRTRQLLFQDIQLGKLKSLLPDNDLAKKYLGLDVLSVTTTMEAGVDIGGLKSVYMANMPPRRFNYQQRVGRAGRREDRLSLAFTFCKGQKHDEYYFSNPLLMAAEKTSPPKLDPTNTSIIQRVVNKYVLVYVIKKLVIIEALALSKVNGSETNGQLGTLQDFDNYCIDYCNGILKYRDQLIEPLNKIFTSLSREALIKHIEKVADTIATLKKVKLQSCIGKYGSQYSLSEVLALEGVFPLYGMPIRNVSLVHNNPNNAPNYAKFPIRKSIIDRTADIALSEFAPKQELIKDKKKLSCDGLAWYKREGDGIKAKPVPRSSIEPFLICRDCESLLAQGIEKCEHCSSTELFQSTGWMPEYYITNFEHRSYDGHINSVPQYIIQTTTPDLLNMENYWGACKIESNAGHITRINTNNMSGFNFKVITEDCSAKGLYKVVSEDDAVDNVVLFSRQYTDFFKLSLADIPYYFSEYRDDSDTLTAIRAAWLSAAELLKIAIMTIEDIEPNELAVGVIREQSENFPQWHIFISDTLDNGAGYASKYAESATFQTLYDFVTQSFSKDYLQSDKHNASCLSSCYRCLRSYENRLHHANLDWRLGLDLLSVMDGEYSEKINFQLYWEPILKVQIPKLLTQLLGNNPLEIMLFKGRVIYHCDGNTLIVPLHPFESRGRNKNLLFDAIKAEYPNCIVVDMCPYTFMRKPFTEKQNIAVKLRKSRY; encoded by the coding sequence ATGAGTTTTAAGCGATTTGTAGATGTTAACAAATATATCAAAAATGATATCTTGTCTTATATAAATACGGCTTATGAGACCAACGATGATGAGTTTAATAATGCAAGAGAAGAGTTCCTAAAAAACTTCGAACATAGTCCTATTTTTAGTGAGCCATTATTGGAATTTATCACTCGATATAAATTATCACCAACATCACTATCTGAGTATCTGAAAAGCGAAGTTTTTTGTAATTTAAGTGATATTAATAATAATGAATCTAATCAACTATTAGCCATTTTTGAAGAATTATTACAGACGCCTTATAGGCACCAAATTGAATCAATATCCCAAACAATAAATGATAAAAAACACATAGTCGTAACTACAGGAACAGGTTCGGGAAAGACATTTTGCTTTGTTTTGCCTTTATTAATTAATATTTTTATGGAATCACTGGGCTCTGGTGGTAGGCAGCGTTGGGATGGACGAGGGGGCGCGTTTAACCCTCCTTGGTGGCATCAAGATGAGCCAAAAAAGTATAAAGCATACAGAAAAGTAAGCAGAACACCTGCTGTTAGGGCGCTACTGGTTTATCCTCTCAATGCACTAGTACAAGATCAAATTGAAGGTTTACGTAAAACACTTAATGGTGATCTTGCTCAACAGTTTTATAAGCAAGCGTTGAATGGCGATCGAGTTTTTTTTGGCCAATATAATGGTTTGACTGAAGGCAAGAGCACCCCAGGTGATAGGAGAGAATTACAATCTTGTGCGCGTTACTTATCAACACTTGAAAAAGAGCGAGGCAATATAGACGATAGTCTTTCACATCGAGTACAAGATCCATCCAGTAATAGTGGCGAAATGTTGCTTCGCTGGGATATGCAAGAAACTCCACCAGATATATTAATCACTAATTTCAGCATGTTATCTATCATGTTGATTAGAGATAAGGAACAAGGAATATTTGATAAGACTCGTCAGTGGCTGGGTGAGAGCGATGAAAATGTCTTTTATCTTGTACTAGATGAATTACACAGCTATCGCGGTACTGCTGGTAGTGAAATCTCATATACAATCCGTTGGTTATTAAGTCATATCGGCTTGCATCCTACACATAAGCAATTACGAATTATTTGCACATCAGCCTCTCTGGAGGGGGATGAATTGCAACAAGGATACGATCCTACGTTTTTATCTGAGTTTTTTGGCACACCTGAAAAATCTAATTTTTTTAATATTATTTCAGGTGAACAAATTGATTATTCTAATTCAGGCATTGAAGAAATTAGAGAGCTGGCTGATAAATTTTCAAGCTATTATCAAAATGGTACAAATGATGTCGATTTTAATTATTTAGCAGACACATTAAAAAGTAAGCTTGGGGAAAGAGGTTTTGGCAATGATTCAGATCTTTTTGAAAATGTTTTAAATAAAGTTAGTCAATCTATCGATACTTTATTGAAAAATGATGATTTGGCAATATCCCCATTTAGTTATCAAAATATTGCTGATGAATTATTCTGTGGAAATATAAATTCTGCTTATGGCTTAATTCACTTCATAGCCTCTAGCGAAGATGACAGCAAAAATGTACAAAGTAAAGCAAAGTTACGGCAACATATTTTTGTTAAAAATTTATCTGGTATCAGGCGGGCAATGACAATAAATGGTGGCAAGCTAGATCAGTATTTACTTTACGATAACTCTGTAGCTTATTGCCCCGAAACTCAAACCGTTACATTAGACAGTTTATATTGCCAAGTCTGTGGTGAAATTTACTATCGCGGATATGCTATGGAACAAAATAATATGTGTTTTGTCTCCAATGATATCGTTGATCACCGTATTATTGACCCTGTATTGCTCTATTTACATTTTTCAGCTGAACAAAATAATCTTGATTCAACCAATAATAAAGGATGGGAAATTCTATCCTTTAATGGCTTTAGTGGAGAAATAAATTCTAAGAAAAATTTTGAGGAGGACAAATCAGGTTGGGCAAAAGTGGATGTTTTCCAATGTCTTCAGTCAAAACCCCCCACTACTTGTCCTTGCTGTGGTACAAACTGGGCAAGTCGAGGAGATAAAATTAACTCTCCAATCCGTACTATGGGTACGGGTTATCAAAAGCTGAACCAAGTTATCATTGAACAACTTATGTGTTCGTTATCCGAACTCCCCTCAAAAACTAATGAAAGTAAAAATAAATTAGTCGTTTTTAGTGACAGTAGAAGAAGTGCGGCCTTAGTTGCGGCAGAGTTAGAATATAACCATTATCGCGATGCTATTAGAGCAAATATTGAAGCATTAATTAGATCTGAAATTCATTCAAATACAGACATTGAAGAATATCTGGTTTTATGTCGAGAGAGTGATTTTTCGGGTATGAGCCAACATGCATTAAGCGAGGAAGACATTCAATTGGCTCGCGATATTGAGTGGTATACAAATGGTCGATTGGGAAGCGATACGGCCAATTACGAATTAATAAAAAGTGTTGCTTTAGGTGTTGATAATAAACTTGTACATACGGGGTGGCTAGTCGACAAATGTCTAAGCTCATTTGTAGCTTCTGCTATCAATCCAACTGGTTTGTCTTTTCCCAATTTGGCTGAAAACTTATGGCCTCTTTTGTTGAACAAAAGTAAAAAAAGACTTTCACCTGAAGAAAGCGATGTACATAAAAGAATAAAAGGCTTGTTAACAAATGAAATCAGGAAAGTCATCACTGATTCTATGGCGAGAGATTTTGAATCACTAGGTTTTGGTTGGCTAACTTTCGATAGAAACAAGATTCCAAGTGCTTACCAATATAATAAAGAACACTATATTGGCTTTATTGATACCATTATTAGGTTTTTATCTTTTTATTACAAAACCAGATCAGATTATAGTGATGTTTCAGGTTGTGAGTCACTGCCAAAATACTTTACCGATTGGTTGAAAGAGCACTTTAGTCAGTTTGGTTTAGTTGGTTCAGCCGAAAAAGTATCCGAAGAGATTAAAACCTTTTTAGAACCTTATAACGTAATTAATAGGCGTTTTTGTGTTCAGTTTGATAGCCTTTATATTCATAAGCCTGGAGAGTACTTTTGGCAGTGTGATAAGTGTAGAGCTGCCCACCTTTTTAATGTCTCAGATAAATGCAGAACAATAAAGTTCAGAAATGCTTGCTCAGGAAATTTAATAAAACGCCCTTATAAAGATTTATCTGAACGTAGTAACTACTATAAATCTTTTCAATTAAATAACCGGCATCATTCTCCACTTAGAACGGCTGAGCTATTAGGTCATACCGATAAAGATGAACAGAGAACACGTCAGTTACTTTTTCAAGATATTCAATTAGGTAAATTAAAATCACTTCTACCTGACAATGACTTAGCAAAAAAATACTTGGGATTAGATGTGTTAAGTGTGACCACAACTATGGAAGCAGGAGTTGATATCGGCGGCCTAAAATCTGTATATATGGCCAATATGCCACCTCGACGTTTTAATTATCAACAAAGAGTTGGTCGTGCTGGTCGAAGAGAAGATAGACTATCTTTAGCATTTACTTTTTGTAAAGGGCAAAAACATGATGAATATTATTTCTCTAATCCATTATTAATGGCTGCTGAAAAGACTTCGCCGCCAAAACTAGATCCAACCAATACCTCAATTATTCAAAGAGTAGTCAATAAATATGTACTGGTTTATGTAATAAAAAAACTAGTAATAATTGAGGCATTAGCTTTATCAAAAGTAAATGGCAGTGAAACTAATGGTCAATTAGGTACGCTACAAGATTTTGATAATTATTGCATTGATTATTGTAATGGTATTTTAAAATATAGAGATCAACTTATTGAGCCATTGAATAAAATATTTACCTCACTTTCAAGAGAGGCTCTGATAAAGCATATTGAAAAAGTTGCAGATACAATAGCTACTCTAAAAAAGGTGAAATTGCAGTCATGCATTGGTAAGTATGGCTCTCAATATTCTTTAAGTGAGGTACTAGCTTTAGAGGGGGTATTTCCTTTATATGGTATGCCTATTAGGAATGTCTCTTTGGTTCACAACAACCCTAATAACGCTCCTAACTATGCAAAATTTCCTATTAGAAAATCTATTATAGATCGTACTGCCGATATAGCGCTTTCAGAGTTTGCCCCTAAACAAGAGCTTATCAAAGACAAGAAAAAACTAAGTTGCGATGGGTTGGCTTGGTATAAAAGGGAAGGGGATGGGATCAAAGCTAAACCCGTACCTAGGTCATCGATAGAGCCCTTTTTAATTTGCCGTGATTGTGAGTCTTTATTAGCTCAGGGTATCGAAAAGTGTGAGCATTGCAGTTCTACTGAATTGTTTCAATCTACCGGTTGGATGCCTGAATATTATATAACTAATTTTGAACATCGTTCATATGATGGTCACATTAATTCAGTACCACAATACATTATACAAACAACTACACCCGATCTCCTGAATATGGAAAACTATTGGGGAGCATGCAAAATTGAAAGTAACGCAGGTCATATTACACGTATTAATACCAATAATATGTCAGGATTCAATTTTAAAGTAATAACAGAAGATTGCTCAGCTAAAGGACTTTATAAAGTTGTTTCAGAGGATGATGCTGTCGATAATGTAGTATTGTTTTCACGTCAGTATACCGACTTTTTTAAACTATCTTTAGCTGATATTCCCTATTACTTTAGTGAGTATAGGGATGATAGTGACACATTGACCGCGATCAGAGCCGCTTGGTTATCTGCGGCTGAGTTATTGAAAATAGCAATCATGACTATAGAAGATATTGAACCGAATGAACTGGCGGTAGGAGTTATTCGTGAACAATCAGAAAATTTCCCTCAGTGGCATATATTTATTTCTGATACTTTAGACAATGGCGCTGGGTATGCGTCAAAATATGCTGAAAGTGCTACTTTTCAAACTTTATATGATTTTGTTACACAAAGTTTCAGTAAAGACTATCTACAATCAGATAAACACAATGCTTCTTGTCTTTCTAGTTGTTATCGTTGCCTAAGGAGTTACGAAAATCGACTACATCATGCGAACTTGGATTGGCGGTTAGGGCTTGATTTATTGTCAGTTATGGATGGTGAATATAGTGAAAAAATAAACTTTCAACTTTATTGGGAACCAATTCTTAAAGTACAAATTCCTAAATTACTAACTCAATTATTGGGTAATAATCCGTTGGAGATAATGTTATTTAAAGGAAGAGTTATTTATCACTGTGATGGAAATACTCTCATTGTTCCATTACATCCTTTTGAAAGTCGTGGTCGTAATAAAAACTTGTTGTTTGATGCGATTAAAGCTGAATATCCCAATTGTATTGTTGTTGATATGTGTCCGTATACATTTATGAGAAAGCCTTTTACTGAAAAGCAAAATATTGCTGTTAAATTACGGAAAAGTAGATACTAG
- a CDS encoding DNA cytosine methyltransferase: MALLSNKKQGFISLFSGSGGLDLGLETAGLHPLLSVEVDNICQETLKLNKPKIKLSSEGDIFNISSSQIMKEAKVKRGELALLAGGPPCQPFSKSSYWANPNNSRMDDPRANCLIEFMRVANDLLPQVILIENVTGIGYSNKNDGLNFIFSEFKKINERNSTNFKPVIETLNTADFGVPQVRKRIFIIACRDGEEFKFPEPRFKSDDSDNAKLPNYRTAWDAIGDLDSDIYQNDLKLKGKWADLLPSIPEGKNYLWHTEKMGGLPLFGWRTRYWSFLLKLAKHKPSWTITASPGPATGPLHWKNRYLSVRELARLQTYPDTYKFFGSYREQHKQIGNSVPPAIGELLGLEIRRQVFKRQVRRSLRLIPKAREASCQTVKTSDVPGKYLDLIANHQEHPGVGKGPGAVKAVK; encoded by the coding sequence ATGGCTCTTTTAAGTAATAAAAAACAAGGTTTTATTTCTCTTTTCTCTGGTTCGGGTGGATTAGATTTAGGGCTTGAAACAGCTGGTTTACATCCTTTGCTTTCCGTTGAAGTGGATAATATTTGTCAAGAAACACTTAAACTAAACAAGCCGAAAATTAAATTATCTAGCGAAGGTGATATTTTTAATATCAGCTCAAGTCAAATAATGAAAGAAGCTAAAGTAAAACGTGGAGAACTTGCTTTGCTTGCTGGTGGACCACCTTGCCAGCCATTTTCAAAATCTTCTTATTGGGCAAATCCGAATAATTCAAGGATGGATGATCCAAGAGCTAATTGTTTAATCGAATTTATGCGAGTTGCAAATGATTTGCTACCACAAGTAATACTTATCGAAAATGTAACTGGTATTGGCTACTCAAATAAGAATGATGGTTTAAATTTCATTTTTTCGGAGTTTAAGAAAATTAATGAACGAAATAGTACAAACTTCAAACCGGTAATAGAAACATTAAACACTGCTGATTTTGGGGTTCCACAAGTACGAAAAAGAATATTCATAATTGCTTGTCGTGATGGAGAAGAATTTAAATTTCCTGAACCTCGATTTAAAAGTGATGATAGTGATAATGCAAAATTACCTAACTACCGTACCGCGTGGGACGCTATAGGTGATTTGGACTCAGATATATATCAAAATGATCTTAAGTTAAAAGGAAAATGGGCTGACCTACTCCCGTCTATACCTGAGGGTAAAAACTATCTATGGCATACGGAAAAAATGGGAGGTCTACCACTATTTGGCTGGAGAACTCGTTACTGGTCATTCTTGTTGAAACTTGCGAAACATAAACCCAGTTGGACTATAACTGCTTCTCCAGGTCCTGCTACAGGTCCTCTTCATTGGAAAAATAGGTACTTATCTGTTCGAGAGCTAGCTAGATTGCAGACATACCCTGATACTTATAAGTTTTTTGGAAGCTATAGAGAACAACATAAACAAATTGGTAATTCCGTTCCTCCCGCAATAGGTGAATTATTAGGGTTAGAAATTAGACGTCAGGTGTTTAAACGACAAGTCAGAAGAAGTTTACGGCTTATCCCAAAAGCAAGAGAAGCTAGCTGTCAGACAGTTAAAACTAGTGATGTTCCAGGTAAATATCTGGATTTGATAGCAAATCATCAAGAACATCCCGGAGTTGGCAAAGGACCAGGGGCTGTAAAGGCAGTGAAATAA
- a CDS encoding DUF4747 family protein, which yields MAREKKLVVGAINITIQPHSPQKYLELFKDTFKLKNTVNISGDQYGLLANMYKVDRDQKEPGPITGDIFKFTNIDKNAQWFNISTNDFASEDDVDDVNIPENLKPNSSRFSYIFFPEQHLLFYEGYYDGNSFGPSNAERFISRLFNVESIIQKYGKIDVTHVPEANALSEALKLPFKERIEMVVKTPNPDNHADAERRVMQRMRAQNVETFEQKFKAVQGESIEMDTDLETMAHISAKNGSFFIKGKDHNFKPIEFSTVKHPLKITEYYDPDVESAFALFLRVASSMKDVVTTWFRR from the coding sequence ATGGCAAGGGAAAAGAAGTTAGTTGTTGGTGCTATAAATATCACTATTCAGCCTCATAGTCCTCAAAAGTATTTAGAACTTTTTAAAGACACATTTAAGCTTAAAAACACAGTTAATATTTCAGGTGATCAATATGGCCTATTGGCAAATATGTATAAAGTTGATAGAGATCAGAAAGAACCTGGACCTATAACGGGTGATATTTTTAAATTTACAAATATAGATAAAAATGCTCAATGGTTTAACATTTCAACAAATGACTTTGCTAGTGAAGATGATGTTGATGATGTAAATATCCCTGAAAACTTGAAACCCAATTCTTCACGATTCTCATACATTTTTTTTCCTGAGCAACATCTTTTGTTTTATGAAGGATATTATGATGGAAATTCATTTGGCCCATCTAATGCCGAACGGTTTATCAGTAGATTATTCAATGTAGAATCTATCATTCAGAAATACGGCAAAATTGATGTTACTCATGTGCCAGAAGCTAACGCGTTATCAGAGGCTTTAAAATTACCATTTAAAGAAAGAATAGAAATGGTTGTGAAGACCCCTAATCCTGACAATCACGCTGATGCTGAAAGAAGAGTAATGCAAAGGATGCGTGCTCAAAATGTAGAAACTTTTGAACAAAAATTTAAAGCTGTTCAAGGTGAATCTATTGAAATGGATACTGATCTTGAAACTATGGCACATATATCTGCAAAAAATGGTAGCTTTTTCATTAAAGGTAAAGATCATAATTTTAAGCCTATAGAGTTCTCTACAGTTAAGCATCCTTTGAAAATAACGGAATATTATGATCCTGATGTCGAATCAGCATTTGCATTATTTCTAAGGGTCGCTTCTTCAATGAAAGATGTTGTGACTACATGGTTTAGAAGATGA
- a CDS encoding tyrosine-type recombinase/integrase, with amino-acid sequence MAEVEAIKELDSIKLISHLLEIRCSKQMSDIWNIGLNLALRISDLLSIKFSDIQDDRLVIKEAKTGKQANIKLNNKALKYIRRIQQEHPMHIYLFQSYRNQQAINGMPKPLSRRSVTKAFALVGEELNLKLGTHSMRKTRGYHLYKQTKDIGRVMKMLRHGSEGVTLRYIGITQDNIDKDFVELEI; translated from the coding sequence ATGGCTGAAGTTGAAGCGATTAAAGAACTTGACTCTATTAAGCTAATCAGTCACTTATTAGAAATTAGATGCAGTAAGCAAATGTCTGATATTTGGAATATTGGCTTGAACCTAGCATTACGAATATCTGACTTATTGTCAATAAAGTTTAGTGATATCCAAGACGATCGATTAGTTATTAAAGAAGCTAAAACAGGAAAACAAGCAAACATAAAACTAAACAATAAAGCTCTTAAATATATAAGGAGAATTCAACAAGAGCACCCAATGCATATTTACTTATTTCAATCGTACCGAAACCAACAGGCCATTAACGGAATGCCAAAACCATTATCAAGACGGTCAGTAACCAAAGCGTTTGCCTTGGTGGGTGAAGAACTAAACCTTAAGCTAGGCACTCACTCGATGCGTAAGACTAGGGGGTATCATCTATATAAACAGACCAAAGATATTGGCAGGGTAATGAAAATGCTTCGTCACGGAAGCGAAGGAGTTACTTTGCGTTATATTGGTATCACACAAGACAACATCGATAAAGACTTTGTTGAACTCGAAATTTAA